A genome region from Prionailurus viverrinus isolate Anna chromosome A3, UM_Priviv_1.0, whole genome shotgun sequence includes the following:
- the AGBL5 gene encoding cytosolic carboxypeptidase-like protein 5 isoform X1, whose protein sequence is MELRCGGLLFSSRFDSGNLAHVEKVESVSSDGEGAAGGASAPTGSIASSPDYEFNVWTRPDCAETEFENGNRSWFYFSVRGGTPGKLIKINIMNMNKQSKLYSQGMAPFVRTLPTRPRWERIRDRPTFEMTETQFVLSFVHRFVEGRGATTFFAFCYPFSYSDCQDLLNQLDQRFLENHPTHSSPLDTIYYHREILCYSLDGLRVDLLTITSCHGLREDREPRLEQLFPDTGTPRPFRFTGKRIFFLSSRVHPGETPSSFVFNGFLDFILRPDDPRAQTLRRLFVFKLIPMLNPDGVVRGHYRTDSRGVNLNRQYLKPDAVLHPAIYGAKAVLLYHHVHSRLNSQGPSEHQHSPQLPPDAPLSDLEKTNNIQNEAHLGHASDGDDPEGWTQTESAEQKPGGVWIMPQRSAEVEQPAPDTIPPKESGVAYYVDLHGHASKRGCFMYGNSFSDESTQVENMLYPKLISLNSAHFDFQGCNFSEKNMYARDRRDGQSKEGSGRVAIYKASGIIHSYTLECNYNTGRSVNSIPAACHDNGRASPPPPPAFPSRYTVELFEQVGRAMAVAALDMAECNPWPRIVLSEHSSLTNLRAWMLKHVRSSRGLSSTVNVGVNKKRGSRTPPKSNNGLPVSCSENPLSRARSFSTGTSAGGSSSSQQNSPQMKNSPSFPFHGSRPTGLPGLGSSTQKVSHRVLGPVREPRSQDRRRRQQPLTHRPTSSGLAPSPNPASSSPAASHNMGSCLLPSSFSISGSSCSFLSSGDKPEAVMVIGKGLLGTGPRIPCIRTRLQARPRLGRGSPPTRRGMRGSSGPTSPTPRTRESSEPEPGPSSAPGLPHAGPPRPRSAPAFSPISCSLSDSQSRICYSGGPLGQPEALARPRHSTLRGLGAAAPDRYLGRRKRHFHSCFLGLLTAT, encoded by the exons ATGGAGCTGCGCTGTGGGGGATTGCTGTTCAGTTCTCGCTTTGATTCAGGGAACCTAGCCCACGTGGAGAAGGTGGAATCTGTGTCTAGTGACGGGGAAGGAGCAGCAGGTGGGGCATCAGCCCCCACCGGTAGCATCGCCTCTTCTCCTGACTACGAGTTCAACGTGTGGACCCGACCGGACTGTGCTGAAACGGAGTTTGAGAATGGGAACAG GTCATGGTTCTACTTCAGTGTCCGGGGAGGAACTCCAGGGAAACTCATCAAGATCAACATTATGAACATGAATAAGCAAAGCAAGCTATACTCCCAGGGCATGGCCCCCTTTGTGCGCACACTCCCCACCCGGCCACGCTGGGAACGCATTCGAGATCGGCCCACCTTTGAG ATGACAGAGACGCAGTTTGTGTTATCCTTTGTCCACCGTTTCGTGGAGGGCCGTGGGGCCACCACCTTCTTCGCCTTCTGCTACCCCTTCTCCTACAGTGACTGCCAGGACTTGCTAAACCAGCTAGACCAGCGCTTTCTGGAGAACCACCCTACCCATAGCAG CCCCCTGGACACCATTTACTACCACCGTGAGATCCTTTGCTATTCTTTGGATGGACTTCGTGTAGATCTGTTAACGATCACTTCCTGCCATGGGCTTCGAGAAGATCGAGAGCCCCGTCTAGAGCAGCTATTTCCTGATACCGGCACCCCCCGACCCTTCCGTTTCACAGGCAAGAGG ATATTCTTCTTAAGCAGTAGGGTACACCCTGGGGAGACTCCATCTAGCTTTGTCTTCAATGGCTTTCTGGACTTCATCCTTCGACCTGATGACCCCCGGGCCCAAACCCTGCGTCGCCTCTTTGTCTTTAAGCTGATTCCCATGTTGAACCCCGACGGTGTGGTCCGGGGCCACTACCG CACAGACTCGCGTGGAGTGAACCTGAACCGTCAGTACCTGAAGCCCGATGCAGTCCTGCACCCAGCCATCTACGGGGCCAAAGCTGTGCTTCTCTACCACCACGTGCACTCCAGACTGAACTCCCAGGGTCCCTCTGAGCACCAGCACagtccccagctccctcctgatGCTCCCCTTTCTGACCTCGAGAAAACCAACAATATCCAAAATGAAGCTCACCTTGGGCACGCGTCTGACGGGGATGACCCTGAAGGCTGGACACAGACCGAGTCGGCAGAACAGAAGCCCGGCGGTGTGTGGATTATGCCACAACGGTCCGCTGAGGTTGAGCAGCCGGCCCCCGACACCATCCCCCCTAAAGAGAGTGGCGTCGCTTACTATGTGGACCTGCACGGACATGCTTCCAAAAGGGGCTGCTTCATGTATGGAAACAGCTTTAGTGATGAGAGCACCCAG GTGGAAAACATGCTGTATCCAAAGCTCATCTCCTTGAACTCAGCACACTTCGACTTCCAGGGTTGCAATTTCTCAGAGAAGAACATGTATGCCCGAGACCGCAGAGATGGCCAGTCTAAGGAGGGAAGCGGCCGGGTTGCAATCTACAAAGCCTCAGGGATAATCCACAG CTACACACTTGAATGCAACTACAACACCGGACGCTCAGTTAACAGCATCCCTGCCGCCTGCCATGACAACGGGCgggccagcccccctcccccgccggctTTCCCCTCCAGATACACTGTGGAACTGTTTGAACAG GTGGGACGAGCTATGGCCGTTGCAGCTCTGGACATGGCAGAATGCAATCCATGGCCCCGAATTGTACTGTCAGAGCACAGCAGCCTCACGAACCTCCGCGCCTGGATGCTAAAACACGTGCGCAGCAGCCGCGGCCTGAGCAGCACTGTGAACGTGGGTGTCAACAAGAAGAGAGGCTCTCGAACTCCACCCAAAAGTAACAA CGGCTTGCCTGTTTCCTGCTCTGAAAATCCCTTGAGCCGTGCACGCAGTTTTAGCACTGGCACAAGTGCcggtggcagcagcagcagccagcaAAACTCTCCACAGATGAAGAACTCCCCCAGCTTTCCTTTTCATGGCAGTCGGCCCACAGGGCTGCCAGGCCTGGGCTCTAGCACTCAAAAGGTCAGCCACCGGGTGCTGGGCCCCGTCAGAG AGCCCCGAAGCCAGGACAGGAGACGGCGGCAGCAGCCACTGACCCATCGCCCTACTTCAAGCGGCCTGGCCCCATCCCCAAATCCTGCTAGTTCTAGCCCAGCAGCCTCACACAACATGGGCTCCTGCCTACTCCCCAGCTCATTCAGCATATCAG GGAGCAGCTGCTCATTCCTGTCCTCAGGCGACAAGCCAGAGGCTGTCATGGTGATTGGGAAAGGGCTGCTAGGGACTGGACCTCGGATCCCCTGTATCAGGACACGACTGCAG GCTAGGCCCAGGTTGGGCCGGGGCTCACCGCCGACTCGCAGAGGGATGAGAGGCTCTTCGGGCCCCACATCCCCTACACCCCGGACCAGGGAGAGCAGTGAGCCGGAGCCAGGACCCAGCTCTGCACCAGG GCTGCCTCACGCCGGGCCCCCACGGCCCCGCTCTGCCCCTGCCTTTTCTCCTATTTCCTGTAGTCTATCTGACTCCCAGTCCCGGATATGTTACAGCGGGGGGCCTTTGGGCCAGCCTGAG GCCCTGGCGCGGCCTCGCCACTCCACTCTCCGGGGGCTGGGCGCTGCAGCCCCGGACCGTTACCTGGGGCGGAGAAAGCGCCACTTTCATTCCTGCTTCTTGGGATTGTTGACGGCCACGTAG
- the AGBL5 gene encoding cytosolic carboxypeptidase-like protein 5 isoform X3: MNMNKQSKLYSQGMAPFVRTLPTRPRWERIRDRPTFEMTETQFVLSFVHRFVEGRGATTFFAFCYPFSYSDCQDLLNQLDQRFLENHPTHSSPLDTIYYHREILCYSLDGLRVDLLTITSCHGLREDREPRLEQLFPDTGTPRPFRFTGKRIFFLSSRVHPGETPSSFVFNGFLDFILRPDDPRAQTLRRLFVFKLIPMLNPDGVVRGHYRTDSRGVNLNRQYLKPDAVLHPAIYGAKAVLLYHHVHSRLNSQGPSEHQHSPQLPPDAPLSDLEKTNNIQNEAHLGHASDGDDPEGWTQTESAEQKPGGVWIMPQRSAEVEQPAPDTIPPKESGVAYYVDLHGHASKRGCFMYGNSFSDESTQVENMLYPKLISLNSAHFDFQGCNFSEKNMYARDRRDGQSKEGSGRVAIYKASGIIHSYTLECNYNTGRSVNSIPAACHDNGRASPPPPPAFPSRYTVELFEQVGRAMAVAALDMAECNPWPRIVLSEHSSLTNLRAWMLKHVRSSRGLSSTVNVGVNKKRGSRTPPKSNNGLPVSCSENPLSRARSFSTGTSAGGSSSSQQNSPQMKNSPSFPFHGSRPTGLPGLGSSTQKVSHRVLGPVREPRSQDRRRRQQPLTHRPTSSGLAPSPNPASSSPAASHNMGSCLLPSSFSISGSSCSFLSSGDKPEAVMVIGKGLLGTGPRIPCIRTRLQARPRLGRGSPPTRRGMRGSSGPTSPTPRTRESSEPEPGPSSAPGLPHAGPPRPRSAPAFSPISCSLSDSQSRICYSGGPLGQPEALARPRHSTLRGLGAAAPDRYLGRRKRHFHSCFLGLLTAT, translated from the exons ATGAACATGAATAAGCAAAGCAAGCTATACTCCCAGGGCATGGCCCCCTTTGTGCGCACACTCCCCACCCGGCCACGCTGGGAACGCATTCGAGATCGGCCCACCTTTGAG ATGACAGAGACGCAGTTTGTGTTATCCTTTGTCCACCGTTTCGTGGAGGGCCGTGGGGCCACCACCTTCTTCGCCTTCTGCTACCCCTTCTCCTACAGTGACTGCCAGGACTTGCTAAACCAGCTAGACCAGCGCTTTCTGGAGAACCACCCTACCCATAGCAG CCCCCTGGACACCATTTACTACCACCGTGAGATCCTTTGCTATTCTTTGGATGGACTTCGTGTAGATCTGTTAACGATCACTTCCTGCCATGGGCTTCGAGAAGATCGAGAGCCCCGTCTAGAGCAGCTATTTCCTGATACCGGCACCCCCCGACCCTTCCGTTTCACAGGCAAGAGG ATATTCTTCTTAAGCAGTAGGGTACACCCTGGGGAGACTCCATCTAGCTTTGTCTTCAATGGCTTTCTGGACTTCATCCTTCGACCTGATGACCCCCGGGCCCAAACCCTGCGTCGCCTCTTTGTCTTTAAGCTGATTCCCATGTTGAACCCCGACGGTGTGGTCCGGGGCCACTACCG CACAGACTCGCGTGGAGTGAACCTGAACCGTCAGTACCTGAAGCCCGATGCAGTCCTGCACCCAGCCATCTACGGGGCCAAAGCTGTGCTTCTCTACCACCACGTGCACTCCAGACTGAACTCCCAGGGTCCCTCTGAGCACCAGCACagtccccagctccctcctgatGCTCCCCTTTCTGACCTCGAGAAAACCAACAATATCCAAAATGAAGCTCACCTTGGGCACGCGTCTGACGGGGATGACCCTGAAGGCTGGACACAGACCGAGTCGGCAGAACAGAAGCCCGGCGGTGTGTGGATTATGCCACAACGGTCCGCTGAGGTTGAGCAGCCGGCCCCCGACACCATCCCCCCTAAAGAGAGTGGCGTCGCTTACTATGTGGACCTGCACGGACATGCTTCCAAAAGGGGCTGCTTCATGTATGGAAACAGCTTTAGTGATGAGAGCACCCAG GTGGAAAACATGCTGTATCCAAAGCTCATCTCCTTGAACTCAGCACACTTCGACTTCCAGGGTTGCAATTTCTCAGAGAAGAACATGTATGCCCGAGACCGCAGAGATGGCCAGTCTAAGGAGGGAAGCGGCCGGGTTGCAATCTACAAAGCCTCAGGGATAATCCACAG CTACACACTTGAATGCAACTACAACACCGGACGCTCAGTTAACAGCATCCCTGCCGCCTGCCATGACAACGGGCgggccagcccccctcccccgccggctTTCCCCTCCAGATACACTGTGGAACTGTTTGAACAG GTGGGACGAGCTATGGCCGTTGCAGCTCTGGACATGGCAGAATGCAATCCATGGCCCCGAATTGTACTGTCAGAGCACAGCAGCCTCACGAACCTCCGCGCCTGGATGCTAAAACACGTGCGCAGCAGCCGCGGCCTGAGCAGCACTGTGAACGTGGGTGTCAACAAGAAGAGAGGCTCTCGAACTCCACCCAAAAGTAACAA CGGCTTGCCTGTTTCCTGCTCTGAAAATCCCTTGAGCCGTGCACGCAGTTTTAGCACTGGCACAAGTGCcggtggcagcagcagcagccagcaAAACTCTCCACAGATGAAGAACTCCCCCAGCTTTCCTTTTCATGGCAGTCGGCCCACAGGGCTGCCAGGCCTGGGCTCTAGCACTCAAAAGGTCAGCCACCGGGTGCTGGGCCCCGTCAGAG AGCCCCGAAGCCAGGACAGGAGACGGCGGCAGCAGCCACTGACCCATCGCCCTACTTCAAGCGGCCTGGCCCCATCCCCAAATCCTGCTAGTTCTAGCCCAGCAGCCTCACACAACATGGGCTCCTGCCTACTCCCCAGCTCATTCAGCATATCAG GGAGCAGCTGCTCATTCCTGTCCTCAGGCGACAAGCCAGAGGCTGTCATGGTGATTGGGAAAGGGCTGCTAGGGACTGGACCTCGGATCCCCTGTATCAGGACACGACTGCAG GCTAGGCCCAGGTTGGGCCGGGGCTCACCGCCGACTCGCAGAGGGATGAGAGGCTCTTCGGGCCCCACATCCCCTACACCCCGGACCAGGGAGAGCAGTGAGCCGGAGCCAGGACCCAGCTCTGCACCAGG GCTGCCTCACGCCGGGCCCCCACGGCCCCGCTCTGCCCCTGCCTTTTCTCCTATTTCCTGTAGTCTATCTGACTCCCAGTCCCGGATATGTTACAGCGGGGGGCCTTTGGGCCAGCCTGAG GCCCTGGCGCGGCCTCGCCACTCCACTCTCCGGGGGCTGGGCGCTGCAGCCCCGGACCGTTACCTGGGGCGGAGAAAGCGCCACTTTCATTCCTGCTTCTTGGGATTGTTGACGGCCACGTAG
- the AGBL5 gene encoding cytosolic carboxypeptidase-like protein 5 isoform X2, whose amino-acid sequence MELRCGGLLFSSRFDSGNLAHVEKVESVSSDGEGAAGGASAPTGSIASSPDYEFNVWTRPDCAETEFENGNRSWFYFSVRGGTPGKLIKINIMNMNKQSKLYSQGMAPFVRTLPTRPRWERIRDRPTFEMTETQFVLSFVHRFVEGRGATTFFAFCYPFSYSDCQDLLNQLDQRFLENHPTHSSPLDTIYYHREILCYSLDGLRVDLLTITSCHGLREDREPRLEQLFPDTGTPRPFRFTGKRIFFLSSRVHPGETPSSFVFNGFLDFILRPDDPRAQTLRRLFVFKLIPMLNPDGVVRGHYRTDSRGVNLNRQYLKPDAVLHPAIYGAKAVLLYHHVHSRLNSQGPSEHQHSPQLPPDAPLSDLEKTNNIQNEAHLGHASDGDDPEGWTQTESAEQKPGGVWIMPQRSAEVEQPAPDTIPPKESGVAYYVDLHGHASKRGCFMYGNSFSDESTQVENMLYPKLISLNSAHFDFQGCNFSEKNMYARDRRDGQSKEGSGRVAIYKASGIIHSYTLECNYNTGRSVNSIPAACHDNGRASPPPPPAFPSRYTVELFEQVGRAMAVAALDMAECNPWPRIVLSEHSSLTNLRAWMLKHVRSSRGLSSTVNVGVNKKRGSRTPPKSNNGLPVSCSENPLSRARSFSTGTSAGGSSSSQQNSPQMKNSPSFPFHGSRPTGLPGLGSSTQKVSHRVLGPVREPRSQDRRRRQQPLTHRPTSSGLAPSPNPASSSPAASHNMGSCLLPSSFSISGSSCSFLSSGDKPEAVMVIGKGLLGTGPRIPCIRTRLQARPRLGRGSPPTRRGMRGSSGPTSPTPRTRESSEPEPGPSSAPGLPHAGPPRPRSAPAFSPISCSLSDSQSRICYSGGPLGQPEVCFVPKSPPLTVSPRV is encoded by the exons ATGGAGCTGCGCTGTGGGGGATTGCTGTTCAGTTCTCGCTTTGATTCAGGGAACCTAGCCCACGTGGAGAAGGTGGAATCTGTGTCTAGTGACGGGGAAGGAGCAGCAGGTGGGGCATCAGCCCCCACCGGTAGCATCGCCTCTTCTCCTGACTACGAGTTCAACGTGTGGACCCGACCGGACTGTGCTGAAACGGAGTTTGAGAATGGGAACAG GTCATGGTTCTACTTCAGTGTCCGGGGAGGAACTCCAGGGAAACTCATCAAGATCAACATTATGAACATGAATAAGCAAAGCAAGCTATACTCCCAGGGCATGGCCCCCTTTGTGCGCACACTCCCCACCCGGCCACGCTGGGAACGCATTCGAGATCGGCCCACCTTTGAG ATGACAGAGACGCAGTTTGTGTTATCCTTTGTCCACCGTTTCGTGGAGGGCCGTGGGGCCACCACCTTCTTCGCCTTCTGCTACCCCTTCTCCTACAGTGACTGCCAGGACTTGCTAAACCAGCTAGACCAGCGCTTTCTGGAGAACCACCCTACCCATAGCAG CCCCCTGGACACCATTTACTACCACCGTGAGATCCTTTGCTATTCTTTGGATGGACTTCGTGTAGATCTGTTAACGATCACTTCCTGCCATGGGCTTCGAGAAGATCGAGAGCCCCGTCTAGAGCAGCTATTTCCTGATACCGGCACCCCCCGACCCTTCCGTTTCACAGGCAAGAGG ATATTCTTCTTAAGCAGTAGGGTACACCCTGGGGAGACTCCATCTAGCTTTGTCTTCAATGGCTTTCTGGACTTCATCCTTCGACCTGATGACCCCCGGGCCCAAACCCTGCGTCGCCTCTTTGTCTTTAAGCTGATTCCCATGTTGAACCCCGACGGTGTGGTCCGGGGCCACTACCG CACAGACTCGCGTGGAGTGAACCTGAACCGTCAGTACCTGAAGCCCGATGCAGTCCTGCACCCAGCCATCTACGGGGCCAAAGCTGTGCTTCTCTACCACCACGTGCACTCCAGACTGAACTCCCAGGGTCCCTCTGAGCACCAGCACagtccccagctccctcctgatGCTCCCCTTTCTGACCTCGAGAAAACCAACAATATCCAAAATGAAGCTCACCTTGGGCACGCGTCTGACGGGGATGACCCTGAAGGCTGGACACAGACCGAGTCGGCAGAACAGAAGCCCGGCGGTGTGTGGATTATGCCACAACGGTCCGCTGAGGTTGAGCAGCCGGCCCCCGACACCATCCCCCCTAAAGAGAGTGGCGTCGCTTACTATGTGGACCTGCACGGACATGCTTCCAAAAGGGGCTGCTTCATGTATGGAAACAGCTTTAGTGATGAGAGCACCCAG GTGGAAAACATGCTGTATCCAAAGCTCATCTCCTTGAACTCAGCACACTTCGACTTCCAGGGTTGCAATTTCTCAGAGAAGAACATGTATGCCCGAGACCGCAGAGATGGCCAGTCTAAGGAGGGAAGCGGCCGGGTTGCAATCTACAAAGCCTCAGGGATAATCCACAG CTACACACTTGAATGCAACTACAACACCGGACGCTCAGTTAACAGCATCCCTGCCGCCTGCCATGACAACGGGCgggccagcccccctcccccgccggctTTCCCCTCCAGATACACTGTGGAACTGTTTGAACAG GTGGGACGAGCTATGGCCGTTGCAGCTCTGGACATGGCAGAATGCAATCCATGGCCCCGAATTGTACTGTCAGAGCACAGCAGCCTCACGAACCTCCGCGCCTGGATGCTAAAACACGTGCGCAGCAGCCGCGGCCTGAGCAGCACTGTGAACGTGGGTGTCAACAAGAAGAGAGGCTCTCGAACTCCACCCAAAAGTAACAA CGGCTTGCCTGTTTCCTGCTCTGAAAATCCCTTGAGCCGTGCACGCAGTTTTAGCACTGGCACAAGTGCcggtggcagcagcagcagccagcaAAACTCTCCACAGATGAAGAACTCCCCCAGCTTTCCTTTTCATGGCAGTCGGCCCACAGGGCTGCCAGGCCTGGGCTCTAGCACTCAAAAGGTCAGCCACCGGGTGCTGGGCCCCGTCAGAG AGCCCCGAAGCCAGGACAGGAGACGGCGGCAGCAGCCACTGACCCATCGCCCTACTTCAAGCGGCCTGGCCCCATCCCCAAATCCTGCTAGTTCTAGCCCAGCAGCCTCACACAACATGGGCTCCTGCCTACTCCCCAGCTCATTCAGCATATCAG GGAGCAGCTGCTCATTCCTGTCCTCAGGCGACAAGCCAGAGGCTGTCATGGTGATTGGGAAAGGGCTGCTAGGGACTGGACCTCGGATCCCCTGTATCAGGACACGACTGCAG GCTAGGCCCAGGTTGGGCCGGGGCTCACCGCCGACTCGCAGAGGGATGAGAGGCTCTTCGGGCCCCACATCCCCTACACCCCGGACCAGGGAGAGCAGTGAGCCGGAGCCAGGACCCAGCTCTGCACCAGG GCTGCCTCACGCCGGGCCCCCACGGCCCCGCTCTGCCCCTGCCTTTTCTCCTATTTCCTGTAGTCTATCTGACTCCCAGTCCCGGATATGTTACAGCGGGGGGCCTTTGGGCCAGCCTGAGGTTTGTTTTGTCCCTAAATCACCCCCACTCACTGTTTCTCCCCGGGTCTGA
- the AGBL5 gene encoding cytosolic carboxypeptidase-like protein 5 isoform X4 — protein MELRCGGLLFSSRFDSGNLAHVEKVESVSSDGEGAAGGASAPTGSIASSPDYEFNVWTRPDCAETEFENGNRSWFYFSVRGGTPGKLIKINIMNMNKQSKLYSQGMAPFVRTLPTRPRWERIRDRPTFEMTETQFVLSFVHRFVEGRGATTFFAFCYPFSYSDCQDLLNQLDQRFLENHPTHSSPLDTIYYHREILCYSLDGLRVDLLTITSCHGLREDREPRLEQLFPDTGTPRPFRFTGKRIFFLSSRVHPGETPSSFVFNGFLDFILRPDDPRAQTLRRLFVFKLIPMLNPDGVVRGHYRTDSRGVNLNRQYLKPDAVLHPAIYGAKAVLLYHHVHSRLNSQGPSEHQHSPQLPPDAPLSDLEKTNNIQNEAHLGHASDGDDPEGWTQTESAEQKPGGVWIMPQRSAEVEQPAPDTIPPKESGVAYYVDLHGHASKRGCFMYGNSFSDESTQVENMLYPKLISLNSAHFDFQGCNFSEKNMYARDRRDGQSKEGSGRVAIYKASGIIHSYTLECNYNTGRSVNSIPAACHDNGRASPPPPPAFPSRYTVELFEQVGRAMAVAALDMAECNPWPRIVLSEHSSLTNLRAWMLKHVRSSRGLSSTVNVGVNKKRGSRTPPKSNNGLPVSCSENPLSRARSFSTGTSAGGSSSSQQNSPQMKNSPSFPFHGSRPTGLPGLGSSTQKVSHRVLGPVRASHTSSLIAPGKECQRPKFPFPDYKREIGKSLL, from the exons ATGGAGCTGCGCTGTGGGGGATTGCTGTTCAGTTCTCGCTTTGATTCAGGGAACCTAGCCCACGTGGAGAAGGTGGAATCTGTGTCTAGTGACGGGGAAGGAGCAGCAGGTGGGGCATCAGCCCCCACCGGTAGCATCGCCTCTTCTCCTGACTACGAGTTCAACGTGTGGACCCGACCGGACTGTGCTGAAACGGAGTTTGAGAATGGGAACAG GTCATGGTTCTACTTCAGTGTCCGGGGAGGAACTCCAGGGAAACTCATCAAGATCAACATTATGAACATGAATAAGCAAAGCAAGCTATACTCCCAGGGCATGGCCCCCTTTGTGCGCACACTCCCCACCCGGCCACGCTGGGAACGCATTCGAGATCGGCCCACCTTTGAG ATGACAGAGACGCAGTTTGTGTTATCCTTTGTCCACCGTTTCGTGGAGGGCCGTGGGGCCACCACCTTCTTCGCCTTCTGCTACCCCTTCTCCTACAGTGACTGCCAGGACTTGCTAAACCAGCTAGACCAGCGCTTTCTGGAGAACCACCCTACCCATAGCAG CCCCCTGGACACCATTTACTACCACCGTGAGATCCTTTGCTATTCTTTGGATGGACTTCGTGTAGATCTGTTAACGATCACTTCCTGCCATGGGCTTCGAGAAGATCGAGAGCCCCGTCTAGAGCAGCTATTTCCTGATACCGGCACCCCCCGACCCTTCCGTTTCACAGGCAAGAGG ATATTCTTCTTAAGCAGTAGGGTACACCCTGGGGAGACTCCATCTAGCTTTGTCTTCAATGGCTTTCTGGACTTCATCCTTCGACCTGATGACCCCCGGGCCCAAACCCTGCGTCGCCTCTTTGTCTTTAAGCTGATTCCCATGTTGAACCCCGACGGTGTGGTCCGGGGCCACTACCG CACAGACTCGCGTGGAGTGAACCTGAACCGTCAGTACCTGAAGCCCGATGCAGTCCTGCACCCAGCCATCTACGGGGCCAAAGCTGTGCTTCTCTACCACCACGTGCACTCCAGACTGAACTCCCAGGGTCCCTCTGAGCACCAGCACagtccccagctccctcctgatGCTCCCCTTTCTGACCTCGAGAAAACCAACAATATCCAAAATGAAGCTCACCTTGGGCACGCGTCTGACGGGGATGACCCTGAAGGCTGGACACAGACCGAGTCGGCAGAACAGAAGCCCGGCGGTGTGTGGATTATGCCACAACGGTCCGCTGAGGTTGAGCAGCCGGCCCCCGACACCATCCCCCCTAAAGAGAGTGGCGTCGCTTACTATGTGGACCTGCACGGACATGCTTCCAAAAGGGGCTGCTTCATGTATGGAAACAGCTTTAGTGATGAGAGCACCCAG GTGGAAAACATGCTGTATCCAAAGCTCATCTCCTTGAACTCAGCACACTTCGACTTCCAGGGTTGCAATTTCTCAGAGAAGAACATGTATGCCCGAGACCGCAGAGATGGCCAGTCTAAGGAGGGAAGCGGCCGGGTTGCAATCTACAAAGCCTCAGGGATAATCCACAG CTACACACTTGAATGCAACTACAACACCGGACGCTCAGTTAACAGCATCCCTGCCGCCTGCCATGACAACGGGCgggccagcccccctcccccgccggctTTCCCCTCCAGATACACTGTGGAACTGTTTGAACAG GTGGGACGAGCTATGGCCGTTGCAGCTCTGGACATGGCAGAATGCAATCCATGGCCCCGAATTGTACTGTCAGAGCACAGCAGCCTCACGAACCTCCGCGCCTGGATGCTAAAACACGTGCGCAGCAGCCGCGGCCTGAGCAGCACTGTGAACGTGGGTGTCAACAAGAAGAGAGGCTCTCGAACTCCACCCAAAAGTAACAA CGGCTTGCCTGTTTCCTGCTCTGAAAATCCCTTGAGCCGTGCACGCAGTTTTAGCACTGGCACAAGTGCcggtggcagcagcagcagccagcaAAACTCTCCACAGATGAAGAACTCCCCCAGCTTTCCTTTTCATGGCAGTCGGCCCACAGGGCTGCCAGGCCTGGGCTCTAGCACTCAAAAGGTCAGCCACCGGGTGCTGGGCCCCGTCAGAG cCTCTCATACCTCTTCACTCATAGCTCCTGGGAAGGAATGTCAGCGTCCTAAATTCCCCTTCCCTGACTacaaaagagaaataggaaagagTCTTCTCTAG